Proteins from a single region of Catenulispora acidiphila DSM 44928:
- a CDS encoding non-ribosomal peptide synthetase: protein MAEATFGDLLGRRAARQPDRVGYVFLGEDVSDASQETAITYAALDARARAVAAGLRRQGVGVGDRALLLYAPGAEFLTAFFGCLYAGVVAVPTFPPDPFRLERTLPRLLATTVDADPVAALTTSDLLPLAGMLNEHAPRFGELRWIATDAADIAVADAADDFASPSLTGDSVALLQYTSGSTGTPKGVVLTHANLLHNVRQIQDFFAVTPDSRGLSWLPPYHDMGLIGGLLEPLFVGMPIWLMAPFDFLKRPVSWLQALTRIGATASGGPNFAYDLCARKTTPEQLAALDLSSWSVAFNGAEPIRRATLERFAERFGPAGFRASAFLPCYGLAEATLIVGGGSLASTAGAVERAALEVGEVVAVAVDAKPGPDALVSCGPASVDQRIAIVDPDSLCRLPTDRVGEIWLSGPSVAAGYWGRPEETAEVFRAKLVGDDTDWLRTGDLGFVRDGELVITGRLKDLIIIRGRNHYPQDLELSAEQAHPSLRPGCSVAFLDDDDQLVVVTEAARGAALDPAEVASAVRTRIAEDHSVQVATVVLIAAGEVPKTSSGKVRRRDCARMLAAGELQVLGQGALRAAAHLPATDAHISHLRALTAVVCDVPESAVDPAASLLTLGLDSLAAIELQSRIESEFGATVPLERILAGATLVALAAELATGSATDHAPAPTVERGAELTPNERALWFLQRLDPDSTAHITAAAIRLTGPLDVAALRRAVAELVHRHPALRSTFPLRDGEPVRVIHPDPAGVLTELATPANSLVSDAYHPFDLDEGPLLRVRLYRHAPEEHVLLLSAHHLVTDFWSTTVLARELAALYTGASLPPAVQQPAPPVPSPTDADYWDSQIGAPALRLTSHDPARAFAPAGTQRIHLAPADADRLRAMAAAQGVTLNVVLLTAFETLLHLWTGQDDLAIGMPVAARTRPGSAQAVGYLMNPVPLRSTIADTDHATFAELLSQTRSRVIGALEHQQYPIALLAERHAASRRGLFQAMYVFNRPTTPDAAGLPSALLGHPGIRRTLGPLTVESLPLPAPQAASDLELALTEADTAIRGTLHFRTDAFDTPTATAFCAQYKALLQAAATTPTTPLHTLLQAPTAPHWNTTDRTWHDPHLTVPQLFEAQARRTPDAIAVTTFSATTPPTVTSPAAASPPAAALPAGASTALAAASAAITSAADASPAAALPPPTSAASASSAAAPPPAPTSALTYRDLDQQANRLAHLLRIGGAAPGRRIGILLDRSPLIPVALLAVLKSGAAYVPVDPANPPGRIAAVFRDAGVEAVLTEPLLAAKVPSGVTAILLGASDSASALPATPPEPAPAPHDIAYVIYTSGSSGPPKGVEIPHSALANHTRHAAEAYRTGPGDRVLQFASIAFDASAEEIYPALISGAQLVLRNDTMLASPKAFLDACAERAVTVLDLPTAFWHSLAAALADQTATLPADLRLVIIGGEAARADRVAAWRETVGNRVRLVNTYGPTEATIVATAAELIAPESDTSQDANTGTVPIGRPIANTRAHVLDAALRPVPIGVVGELHLAGAGLARGYLDRPALTAQRFVADPFGPPGSRLYRTGDLARRLPDGSIAFAARADRQVKLNGYRVEPGEVEAALRRLPAVADAAVVPDVRPGRLLAYVTPSPSPSRATDTAETPAPTPETLRTALRAELPEYMIPAAFVLLPEFPRTPGGKIDYAALPTATALPAAPTAPAEPPRTPEERALAGIWSEALGLTEIHRHDDLFALGGHSLLATRILADVNDRMGRDVPLRAVFEAPTLAALAERIAQAPPSTAGAIPRAPRDQPIPLSFQQERIWFLQQLEPDSTNYNVPRAMRLRGDVDPEAVRLALSDLEARHEILHTAFPDIDGVPVQSVREPRGIPVTLLDRRDLPEHERESWLRATIVTAGAEPFDLADGQLIRVTLIRLADDEYVLFMVEHHLVHDGWAQGVFLRDFLELYEARSVGREPRLPALAVQYADFAVWQRAALQGERLTALQDHWEQRLSGAPAVLRLPTDLPRPTVLGTSGDQESLEIDGELARRLRAFGQEHGVSLFMTMFAAFLALLHGLSGQEDIVTGTGIANRRRPELDDQLGMIINTVLLRTDVSGDPTFADLLERVRETCLDAYTHQDMPFEKLVHRLRPARSLDHSPLFQVMYSFLDTPMPALRLPGVTAEVLDAHNGSAKFELNCVVIPHAEQRFHDAEEVPDVETITVALEYNTDLFQAATIRRWLDHYAALLDAATADPSRSVAALAERAGVADSRPIG from the coding sequence GTGGCCGAGGCGACGTTCGGGGACCTGCTGGGGCGCCGGGCGGCGCGCCAGCCTGATCGGGTGGGGTACGTCTTCCTGGGGGAGGACGTGTCGGATGCTTCGCAGGAAACTGCGATCACCTACGCCGCCCTCGACGCTCGCGCGCGCGCCGTGGCTGCCGGGCTGCGCCGGCAGGGCGTCGGCGTCGGGGATCGCGCGCTGTTGCTGTACGCGCCGGGAGCGGAGTTCCTGACTGCGTTCTTCGGCTGTCTGTACGCCGGCGTCGTCGCCGTGCCGACGTTCCCGCCGGACCCGTTCCGGTTGGAGCGGACGTTGCCGCGCCTGCTGGCGACGACCGTCGATGCGGATCCGGTCGCTGCGCTGACCACCTCTGATCTTCTGCCGCTGGCCGGGATGTTGAACGAGCACGCGCCTCGGTTCGGAGAGCTGCGTTGGATCGCTACCGACGCCGCCGACATCGCTGTTGCCGACGCAGCCGATGACTTCGCTTCACCGTCGCTCACCGGCGACTCGGTCGCGTTGTTGCAGTACACGTCGGGTTCGACGGGCACTCCCAAGGGAGTCGTCCTCACCCACGCGAACCTCCTGCATAACGTCCGCCAGATCCAGGACTTCTTCGCCGTCACTCCCGACTCGCGGGGTCTGAGCTGGCTGCCGCCGTACCACGACATGGGGCTGATCGGCGGGCTGCTGGAGCCGCTGTTCGTCGGGATGCCGATCTGGCTGATGGCGCCGTTCGACTTCTTGAAGCGCCCGGTCAGCTGGCTCCAAGCCCTGACGCGCATCGGCGCCACCGCGAGCGGCGGACCGAACTTCGCCTACGACCTGTGTGCGCGCAAGACCACCCCCGAGCAGCTCGCGGCGCTGGACCTGAGCAGCTGGTCGGTGGCGTTCAACGGCGCCGAGCCGATCCGCCGCGCCACGCTGGAGCGCTTCGCCGAGCGGTTCGGACCCGCCGGGTTCCGGGCGTCGGCGTTCCTGCCCTGCTACGGGTTGGCCGAGGCGACGCTGATCGTCGGCGGCGGTTCGCTGGCTTCGACGGCCGGCGCGGTGGAGCGTGCGGCGTTGGAGGTGGGGGAGGTGGTTGCGGTCGCTGTGGACGCGAAGCCCGGTCCCGACGCTTTGGTGAGTTGCGGACCTGCCTCGGTGGATCAGCGGATTGCGATAGTCGACCCGGACAGCCTGTGCCGACTGCCCACTGACCGAGTCGGCGAGATATGGCTCTCCGGACCGAGCGTCGCAGCCGGGTATTGGGGACGTCCTGAGGAGACCGCCGAGGTCTTCCGCGCGAAGCTCGTTGGCGACGACACGGACTGGCTGCGGACCGGCGACCTAGGGTTCGTCCGCGACGGCGAGCTGGTCATCACCGGACGTCTCAAAGACCTGATTATCATCCGCGGACGCAACCACTACCCCCAGGACCTGGAGCTTTCCGCCGAGCAAGCGCATCCCTCGCTGCGACCGGGATGCAGTGTCGCTTTCCTGGACGACGACGATCAGCTGGTCGTCGTTACCGAGGCGGCGCGTGGAGCTGCCTTGGACCCTGCGGAGGTCGCGAGCGCCGTGCGCACCCGGATCGCCGAGGACCACTCGGTGCAGGTCGCGACGGTCGTCCTGATCGCGGCGGGGGAGGTGCCCAAGACGTCGAGCGGGAAGGTACGGCGCCGAGACTGTGCGCGCATGCTCGCGGCGGGGGAGTTGCAGGTACTCGGACAGGGCGCGCTACGCGCCGCTGCGCATCTGCCAGCCACGGACGCACACATCTCTCACCTCCGTGCTCTCACAGCAGTGGTCTGCGATGTGCCCGAATCAGCCGTGGATCCCGCGGCGTCGTTGCTCACGCTCGGTCTGGACTCACTAGCCGCCATCGAGCTCCAGTCTCGGATCGAGTCCGAGTTCGGCGCGACGGTACCGCTCGAACGCATTCTGGCCGGCGCCACGCTCGTCGCACTAGCCGCCGAACTTGCCACCGGTTCTGCGACCGATCACGCCCCCGCCCCCACGGTCGAACGCGGCGCCGAGCTAACTCCCAACGAGCGTGCGCTGTGGTTCCTCCAACGCCTCGACCCCGACTCGACCGCGCACATCACCGCCGCCGCCATTCGACTCACCGGGCCGCTCGACGTTGCCGCCCTGCGCCGTGCCGTGGCCGAACTCGTACACCGCCATCCCGCCCTACGTAGCACGTTCCCGCTGCGCGACGGCGAACCAGTACGAGTGATCCACCCAGATCCCGCTGGCGTCCTCACTGAACTGGCTACTCCCGCCAACTCCCTCGTCTCGGACGCCTACCACCCCTTCGACCTCGACGAAGGTCCGCTCCTCCGAGTCCGCCTCTACCGCCACGCGCCCGAGGAACATGTGCTCCTCCTCTCCGCTCACCATCTCGTCACCGACTTCTGGTCCACGACCGTCCTCGCCCGCGAACTAGCCGCGCTCTACACCGGCGCGTCCCTACCTCCTGCGGTGCAGCAGCCTGCGCCACCTGTCCCATCGCCGACTGACGCCGACTACTGGGACTCCCAGATCGGCGCCCCGGCACTACGCCTGACGTCCCACGATCCAGCGCGCGCCTTCGCCCCTGCCGGGACGCAGCGGATCCACCTCGCCCCCGCTGACGCAGACCGGCTACGTGCCATGGCGGCCGCTCAGGGCGTGACGTTGAACGTCGTCCTGCTCACCGCTTTCGAGACGCTGCTACACCTCTGGACCGGTCAGGATGATCTCGCCATCGGCATGCCGGTCGCCGCACGCACCCGTCCCGGCTCCGCACAGGCAGTCGGCTATCTCATGAACCCGGTTCCCCTACGCAGCACGATCGCCGACACGGACCACGCCACGTTCGCCGAACTCCTGTCCCAAACTCGATCGCGAGTCATCGGCGCGCTAGAGCACCAGCAGTACCCAATCGCCCTACTCGCCGAACGCCACGCAGCCTCCCGCCGCGGCCTGTTCCAGGCGATGTACGTCTTCAACCGCCCGACCACCCCCGACGCCGCCGGCCTCCCCTCGGCACTACTCGGCCACCCCGGCATACGCCGCACACTCGGCCCACTGACCGTCGAGTCACTGCCCCTACCCGCACCCCAAGCCGCATCCGACCTCGAACTCGCCCTCACCGAAGCCGACACCGCAATCCGCGGCACCCTCCACTTCCGCACCGACGCCTTCGACACCCCCACCGCCACCGCCTTCTGCGCCCAATACAAGGCCCTCCTCCAAGCCGCCGCCACCACCCCCACCACCCCCCTGCACACCCTCCTCCAAGCCCCCACCGCCCCCCACTGGAACACCACCGACCGCACCTGGCACGACCCGCACCTCACCGTGCCGCAACTCTTCGAGGCCCAAGCCCGCCGCACCCCCGACGCCATCGCGGTCACAACCTTCAGCGCCACCACCCCGCCAACAGTCACGTCACCCGCAGCCGCCTCGCCGCCCGCCGCAGCCTTGCCCGCCGGTGCCTCGACCGCGCTCGCCGCTGCTTCGGCCGCAATCACGTCAGCCGCAGATGCCTCGCCAGCCGCTGCCCTGCCGCCCCCGACCTCCGCTGCTTCGGCCTCGTCTGCCGCCGCGCCCCCGCCCGCCCCGACGTCTGCCCTCACCTACCGCGACCTCGACCAACAAGCCAACCGCCTAGCCCACCTCCTCCGCATCGGCGGTGCCGCCCCCGGCCGCCGTATCGGCATCCTTCTCGACCGCAGTCCTCTGATTCCGGTCGCGCTGCTCGCGGTCCTGAAGTCCGGCGCCGCCTACGTTCCCGTCGATCCGGCCAACCCGCCCGGTCGCATCGCCGCCGTCTTCCGCGATGCCGGCGTCGAGGCCGTGCTCACCGAGCCGCTGCTCGCTGCGAAGGTGCCGTCGGGCGTTACCGCGATCCTGCTCGGCGCCTCCGATTCGGCCTCCGCCTTGCCCGCGACGCCGCCGGAGCCCGCTCCCGCGCCGCACGACATCGCCTACGTCATCTACACCTCCGGCTCCAGCGGACCGCCGAAGGGCGTCGAGATCCCGCACAGCGCGCTGGCGAACCACACCCGCCACGCCGCCGAGGCCTACCGCACCGGTCCTGGCGACCGCGTGCTTCAGTTCGCCTCGATCGCCTTCGACGCCAGCGCCGAGGAGATCTACCCAGCCCTGATCAGCGGCGCACAGCTGGTCCTGCGCAACGACACCATGCTCGCCTCGCCCAAGGCGTTCCTCGACGCGTGCGCCGAGCGCGCGGTCACCGTCCTCGACCTGCCCACCGCGTTCTGGCACAGCCTTGCCGCCGCCCTCGCCGATCAGACCGCGACCCTGCCCGCCGACCTGCGCCTGGTCATCATCGGCGGCGAGGCGGCACGCGCGGACCGGGTCGCGGCGTGGAGGGAGACGGTCGGAAATCGGGTCCGGCTGGTCAACACGTACGGACCCACCGAGGCGACCATCGTCGCCACCGCCGCCGAACTGATCGCGCCAGAGAGCGACACATCGCAGGATGCGAATACAGGCACCGTCCCCATAGGCCGCCCCATAGCCAACACCCGAGCCCACGTCCTCGACGCCGCCCTCCGCCCCGTCCCCATCGGCGTCGTCGGCGAGCTGCACCTGGCCGGTGCCGGCCTCGCCCGCGGCTACCTCGACCGCCCCGCGCTCACCGCGCAGCGCTTCGTCGCCGACCCCTTCGGCCCGCCCGGCTCCCGCCTCTACCGCACCGGCGACCTGGCCCGCCGCCTCCCCGACGGCTCCATAGCCTTCGCCGCGCGCGCCGACCGCCAGGTCAAACTCAACGGCTACCGCGTCGAGCCCGGCGAGGTCGAAGCCGCGCTGCGCCGCCTGCCCGCCGTCGCCGACGCCGCCGTCGTGCCGGACGTCCGCCCGGGACGCCTGCTCGCCTACGTGACTCCGAGTCCGAGTCCGAGCCGAGCTACAGACACCGCCGAAACCCCAGCCCCCACCCCAGAAACCCTCCGCACCGCCCTCCGCGCCGAGCTCCCCGAGTACATGATCCCGGCAGCCTTCGTCCTCCTCCCCGAATTCCCCCGCACCCCCGGCGGCAAAATTGACTACGCCGCCCTCCCCACCGCCACCGCCCTCCCCGCAGCGCCGACCGCCCCCGCCGAACCGCCCCGCACCCCCGAAGAACGCGCCCTCGCCGGGATCTGGTCCGAAGCGCTCGGCCTCACCGAGATCCACCGCCATGACGACCTGTTCGCCCTCGGCGGCCACTCCCTCCTGGCCACCCGCATCCTCGCCGACGTCAACGACCGCATGGGCCGCGACGTCCCCCTCCGCGCCGTTTTCGAAGCGCCCACCCTCGCCGCCCTCGCCGAGCGCATCGCCCAGGCTCCGCCGTCCACCGCCGGCGCGATCCCCCGCGCCCCGCGCGACCAGCCGATCCCGCTGTCCTTCCAACAAGAGCGCATCTGGTTCCTGCAACAACTCGAACCCGACAGCACCAACTACAACGTGCCGCGCGCCATGCGCCTGCGGGGCGACGTCGACCCCGAAGCCGTCCGCCTCGCGCTGTCCGACCTGGAAGCCCGGCACGAAATTCTGCACACCGCCTTCCCCGACATCGACGGCGTCCCCGTCCAGAGCGTCCGCGAGCCGCGCGGCATCCCCGTCACCCTCCTGGACCGCCGCGACCTGCCCGAACACGAGCGCGAAAGCTGGCTGCGCGCCACCATCGTCACCGCCGGCGCCGAGCCCTTCGACCTCGCCGACGGCCAGCTGATCCGTGTCACCCTCATCCGCCTCGCCGACGACGAATACGTGCTCTTCATGGTCGAGCACCACCTGGTCCACGACGGCTGGGCGCAAGGCGTGTTCCTGCGCGACTTCCTGGAGCTGTACGAAGCGCGCTCCGTCGGACGCGAACCCCGCCTGCCCGCCCTCGCCGTCCAGTACGCCGACTTCGCAGTCTGGCAACGCGCCGCACTTCAGGGCGAGCGCCTCACCGCCCTCCAAGACCACTGGGAGCAGCGGCTGTCCGGCGCCCCCGCCGTGCTGCGCCTGCCTACCGACCTGCCGCGCCCCACCGTGCTCGGGACCTCCGGCGACCAGGAGAGCCTGGAGATCGACGGCGAGTTGGCGCGCCGCTTGCGCGCCTTCGGCCAGGAACACGGCGTCAGCCTGTTCATGACCATGTTCGCGGCCTTCCTCGCCCTCCTGCACGGCCTGTCCGGCCAGGAGGACATCGTCACCGGGACCGGCATCGCCAACCGCCGCCGCCCCGAACTCGACGACCAGCTCGGCATGATCATCAACACCGTGCTGCTGCGCACCGACGTGTCCGGCGATCCGACGTTCGCCGACCTGCTCGAGCGGGTCCGCGAGACCTGCCTGGACGCCTACACCCACCAGGACATGCCGTTCGAGAAGCTGGTGCACCGCCTGCGCCCGGCGCGCAGCCTGGACCACTCGCCGCTGTTCCAGGTGATGTACAGCTTCCTGGACACCCCCATGCCCGCGCTGCGCCTGCCCGGCGTCACCGCCGAGGTGCTGGACGCGCACAACGGCTCGGCGAAGTTCGAGCTGAACTGCGTCGTCATCCCGCACGCCGAGCAGCGCTTCCACGACGCCGAGGAGGTCCCGGACGTCGAGACCATCACCGTCGCCCTGGAGTACAACACCGACCTGTTCCAGGCCGCGACGATCCGGCGCTGGCTCGACCACTACGCCGCGCTGCTGGACGCGGCCACCGCCGACCCCTCGCGCTCGGTCGCGGCGCTCGCCGAGCGGGCCGGGGTCGCGGACAGTCGCCCGATCGGGTGA
- a CDS encoding penicillin acylase family protein: MADQDGAVGSPTPKRPKRPARPKHPRRFRRRFHAGGSLIVTALLLFVLAVGYGPVPALGSALEPGGGVWNSGGNDVASSKTVHLPGMNGAATVYFDSAGVPAVHARSDADLFEAQGYLHASYRLSQLDLERRTAEGRLAEIDGPAGVPSDTFELQSGLLRTAQATWAATPKDSADAQALVAYSRGVNAYLAQVRKSGAWPTIFLLTGVFPKDWTPIDSLAIQVLLTQNLDYSTGPLDYALFEQSLGAERTMAWFPVIAPNQQQPYDPGPYRNLGVSPLPATQNADAAVPPGARLPATDLSTPSDSSNAAAAVGTPSGAAAAATDVLSKLSALPPAQLHAFPDSNSWAANGPAVSGAASLLAGDPHLQTTLPSFWYEVELSSPETQVSGASLVGIPGVAIGRNQWISWSMTAGENQSTFFYTEKQSPDHPGQYFWDGAWRDMQHVHYTIPVRGGTSVSLTVDLTVHGPIITQTGQTTAVTWMGNYPTRLLQAILGVDKARDFNGFHSALAAWHAPALNFTYADGTGDIGIVAAGYYAQVAGGSPWLPMPGTGQNDVVGTVPYAAAPLVHNPSNHVLATANQRPVGPDYPYYIGTSLNAFDNGYRADELYAYLTSHQGMTAADFQALQTDATDVLAQQIVPKLVASLTASGGLTATQQQALSQLQSWNDKMSTDSAAASIWATFWSDYVSGVFQPWWDATKVPVTKDKQDLQVSDGNPSLDEDLQVWTMSDPTNAAFSPPGHPGGTAQSAMRAAFTKAVSDLSGKLGGAPATWQWGRLHTREIPALTGAPGLGYGPAPAEGDRWTVDATEGDDWNSAFGPSWRMVTTWTAPAHGTAQAIYPGGQSENPQSTWYQTFIADYWAGRLRPLPLADQRPATPVMWTLTSGG, encoded by the coding sequence ATGGCAGACCAGGACGGCGCCGTCGGGAGCCCGACGCCGAAGCGCCCCAAGCGCCCCGCGCGCCCGAAGCACCCCCGCCGGTTCCGCCGCCGCTTCCACGCCGGCGGCTCCCTGATCGTGACCGCGCTGCTCCTGTTCGTCCTGGCCGTCGGCTACGGCCCGGTCCCGGCGCTCGGCAGCGCGCTGGAACCCGGCGGCGGCGTGTGGAACTCCGGCGGCAACGACGTCGCGAGCAGCAAGACCGTCCACCTGCCGGGCATGAACGGCGCCGCGACCGTGTACTTCGACTCCGCCGGCGTCCCCGCGGTGCACGCGCGCTCCGACGCGGACCTGTTCGAGGCGCAGGGCTACCTGCACGCCAGCTACCGGCTGTCGCAACTCGATCTGGAGCGACGGACCGCCGAGGGGCGACTGGCCGAGATCGACGGACCCGCCGGCGTCCCGTCCGACACGTTCGAGCTGCAGAGCGGCTTGCTGCGGACAGCGCAGGCGACGTGGGCGGCGACGCCGAAGGACAGTGCCGACGCCCAGGCGCTGGTCGCCTACAGCCGGGGCGTGAACGCGTATCTGGCGCAGGTTCGTAAGTCGGGCGCGTGGCCGACCATCTTCTTGCTGACCGGTGTGTTCCCGAAGGACTGGACGCCGATCGACAGTCTGGCGATCCAGGTTCTGCTGACTCAGAACCTTGATTACTCCACCGGTCCGCTGGACTACGCGCTGTTCGAGCAGTCGCTCGGCGCGGAGCGGACGATGGCGTGGTTCCCGGTGATCGCGCCGAATCAGCAGCAGCCGTATGACCCCGGTCCGTATCGGAACCTGGGCGTCAGCCCACTGCCAGCGACGCAGAATGCTGATGCGGCGGTCCCACCCGGCGCGCGACTCCCAGCTACCGACCTGTCCACCCCATCCGATTCCTCGAACGCCGCAGCCGCCGTCGGCACGCCCTCAGGCGCCGCCGCAGCCGCCACCGACGTGCTCTCCAAACTCAGTGCCCTGCCACCCGCGCAGCTGCACGCCTTCCCGGACAGCAACTCCTGGGCCGCCAACGGTCCGGCGGTCTCCGGCGCGGCTTCCCTGCTCGCAGGCGATCCGCACCTGCAGACCACGCTCCCGTCGTTCTGGTACGAGGTCGAGCTCTCCTCGCCCGAGACGCAGGTCTCCGGCGCGAGCCTGGTCGGCATCCCCGGCGTCGCGATCGGCCGCAACCAGTGGATCTCCTGGTCGATGACCGCGGGGGAGAATCAGTCCACGTTCTTCTATACGGAGAAGCAGAGCCCTGATCACCCCGGCCAGTACTTCTGGGACGGCGCGTGGCGGGACATGCAGCACGTCCACTACACGATCCCGGTGCGTGGCGGGACCTCGGTGTCGTTGACCGTGGACCTGACCGTGCACGGTCCGATCATCACGCAGACCGGCCAGACCACCGCCGTGACCTGGATGGGCAACTATCCGACGCGGCTGCTCCAGGCTATCCTCGGCGTGGACAAGGCGCGGGACTTCAACGGCTTCCACAGTGCCCTCGCCGCCTGGCACGCGCCGGCGCTGAACTTCACCTACGCCGACGGGACCGGCGACATCGGGATCGTCGCCGCCGGATACTACGCGCAGGTCGCCGGGGGATCGCCGTGGCTGCCGATGCCCGGTACCGGACAGAATGATGTGGTCGGCACGGTCCCGTACGCCGCCGCGCCGCTCGTGCACAACCCGTCGAACCACGTCCTCGCGACCGCCAACCAACGCCCCGTCGGACCGGATTACCCTTACTACATCGGGACGAGCCTGAACGCGTTCGACAACGGATACCGCGCCGACGAGCTCTACGCCTACCTGACGAGCCATCAGGGCATGACCGCCGCCGACTTCCAGGCGCTCCAGACAGACGCCACAGACGTTCTGGCGCAACAGATCGTGCCGAAACTGGTCGCCTCCCTCACCGCGTCCGGCGGCCTCACCGCGACGCAACAGCAAGCGCTGAGCCAGCTGCAATCCTGGAACGACAAGATGAGCACGGACTCGGCGGCGGCATCGATCTGGGCGACGTTCTGGAGCGACTACGTCTCAGGGGTCTTCCAACCCTGGTGGGACGCCACGAAGGTCCCGGTCACCAAGGACAAGCAGGATCTCCAGGTCTCCGACGGCAACCCGAGCCTGGACGAGGACCTGCAGGTCTGGACCATGAGCGACCCGACCAACGCCGCCTTCAGCCCACCGGGCCACCCCGGCGGCACCGCGCAATCGGCGATGCGCGCGGCGTTCACCAAGGCGGTGTCCGACCTGTCCGGCAAGCTCGGGGGAGCACCCGCGACCTGGCAATGGGGACGCCTGCACACCCGCGAGATCCCCGCCCTGACCGGCGCCCCCGGCCTCGGCTACGGCCCAGCGCCGGCCGAAGGCGACCGCTGGACCGTCGACGCCACCGAAGGCGACGACTGGAACTCCGCCTTCGGCCCCAGCTGGCGCATGGTCACCACCTGGACCGCACCAGCCCACGGCACCGCCCAAGCCATCTACCCCGGCGGCCAAAGCGAGAACCCGCAATCAACCTGGTACCAGACCTTCATAGCGGACTACTGGGCCGGCCGCCTCCGCCCCCTCCCCCTAGCCGACCAGCGCCCCGCAACGCCGGTCATGTGGACCCTGACGTCAGGAGGCTGA
- a CDS encoding low affinity iron permease family protein has translation MSTQTHTPGRRAPHMPSDVTPTLSAFERFATSAARFASRPWFFAVCLLLVVVWAPSYFVVGSMDTWQLIINTITTIVTFLLVALLQNTQTRADKATQDKLNALAQGMSAMMAHLADIHDRQEINNDVAELRDAVGLEDSESA, from the coding sequence ATGTCCACCCAGACGCACACACCGGGGCGACGCGCCCCGCACATGCCGAGCGATGTGACGCCGACCTTGTCAGCGTTCGAACGCTTCGCCACCTCGGCCGCCCGGTTCGCCTCCCGGCCCTGGTTCTTCGCCGTGTGCCTGCTGCTGGTGGTGGTGTGGGCGCCGAGCTACTTCGTCGTCGGCAGCATGGACACCTGGCAACTGATCATCAACACCATCACCACGATCGTCACCTTCCTTCTCGTCGCCCTCCTGCAGAACACCCAGACCCGCGCCGACAAGGCCACGCAGGACAAGCTCAACGCCCTCGCGCAGGGCATGAGCGCGATGATGGCGCACCTCGCGGACATCCACGACCGCCAGGAGATCAACAACGACGTGGCCGAACTACGGGACGCGGTGGGACTCGAGGACTCCGAGAGCGCCTGA
- a CDS encoding ATP-binding protein has product MDRSNTCRAAVNSSGTAGMDFDGWQAAPGGGSDPAVVEIHTPARPEYIEVLRAACGQLAPQLGCTVAETADLRLAVDEACGFLLRNCVRLSRDTEQDGLVTTFTVNGSDLHIALQMQADTSVPPGAGDGEFGWTILTALVDDFTWQVTESTVRVEIRKERVGGKLD; this is encoded by the coding sequence TTGGACCGCTCCAACACATGCCGGGCGGCCGTGAACTCCTCCGGGACCGCGGGCATGGATTTCGACGGATGGCAGGCCGCCCCGGGCGGCGGCTCCGATCCCGCCGTCGTCGAGATCCACACTCCGGCCCGTCCCGAGTACATCGAGGTCCTGCGCGCCGCATGCGGCCAGCTTGCGCCCCAGCTGGGCTGCACCGTGGCAGAGACAGCAGATCTACGGCTCGCCGTCGATGAAGCGTGCGGATTCCTGTTGCGCAACTGCGTCCGGCTCAGCCGCGACACCGAGCAGGACGGACTGGTGACGACGTTCACCGTGAACGGATCCGACCTGCACATCGCCTTGCAGATGCAGGCGGACACCTCCGTCCCGCCCGGCGCCGGCGACGGCGAGTTCGGATGGACCATCCTAACCGCGCTGGTCGATGACTTCACATGGCAGGTGACGGAGTCGACCGTGCGCGTGGAGATCCGGAAGGAACGCGTGGGCGGCAAGCTGGATTGA